One part of the Arabidopsis thaliana chromosome 1 sequence genome encodes these proteins:
- the FIP1 gene encoding FH interacting protein 1 — MSGQENHDHGRISSTPAAASEPSKAAAHSSDYAPYPKLDPTDVTPPPPQPIPTGAAATTMPAESNPYVSPSPAPRNTMDSVKDTLGKWGKMAADATKKAEDLAGNFWQHLKTGPSVADAAVSRIAQGTKILAEGGYEKVFKQTFDCLPDEKLLKTYACYLSTSAGPVLGVMYLSTHKLAFSSDNPLSYKEGEQTLWSYYKVVLPANQLKAVNPSTSRVNTSDKYIQVISIDNHEFWFMGFVTYESAVKSLQEAVQSHGP; from the exons aTGAGTGGGCAAGAGAATCATGATCATGGCCGGATCTCTTCTACGCCCGCCGCCGCGTCGGAGCCTTCCAAGGCTGCTGCTCACTCCTCTGACTACGCTCCTTACCCTAAGCTCGATCCTACCGACGTcactcctcctcctcctcagcCTATTCCCACCGGTGCCGCCGCAACCACCATGCCAGCGGAATCCAATCCTTACGTTTCTCCTTCCCCTGCCCCAAGGA ATACGATGGATTCGGTGAAGGATACGTTAGGGAAATGGGGGAAAATGGCTGCCGACGCCACCAAGAAGGCGGAGGATCTCGCCGGAAATTTTTGGCAGCACT tGAAAACAGGCCCAAGTGTAGCAGATGCTGCTGTTTCACGAATTGCTCAGGGGACAAAAATACTTGCAGAGGGTGGATACGAGAAGGTCTTCAAGCAAACATTTGATTGCCTTCCTGATGAAAAACTTCTCAAGACCTATGCTTGCTACTTGTCTACATCTGCTGGTCCTGTCCTGGGAGTTATGTATCTTTCGACTCACAAGCTTGCGTTCTCTAGTGACAATCCTCTCTCTTACAAAGAGGGTGAGCAGACCCTGTGGAGCTATTACAAG GTGGTACTTCCGGCGAATCAGCTGAAGGCAGTGAACCCATCAACAAGTAGAGTGAACACATCTGATAAATACATACAAGTGATTTCCATCGACAACCACGAGTTCTGGTTTATGGGGTTTGTGACTTATGAAAGCGCTGTGAAGAGCCTTCAAGAAGCGGTGCAGTCACATGGTCCGTGA